In one window of Helianthus annuus cultivar XRQ/B chromosome 17, HanXRQr2.0-SUNRISE, whole genome shotgun sequence DNA:
- the LOC110921179 gene encoding polyadenylate-binding protein 2, translating into MESDVSGGRSGGSGGIFGGNEDFSDVGVEVGWVCGRNITGLRLPENLTEKMSARAIEVLNFTLVNGKSIRIMYSNRDPNVHKSGSGNLFIKTLDKAIDQKALHDTFSTFGNILSCKIATDSTGQSKGYGFVQYDSEESAQQAIEKLNGMLLNDKQVYVGPFLHKQEREQAVNKTKFTNVFVKNLSESTTDDDLTKAFSEYGTITSAVVMKDADGKSKGFGFVNFENADAAKR; encoded by the exons ATGGAATCAGACGTATCTGGAGGACGGTCAGGAGGAAGTGGGGGAATATTTGGAGGGAATGAAGATTTCTCAGATGTGGGGGTGGAGGTGGGATGGGTGTGCGGCCGGAACATCACCGGACTCCGGTTACCGGAGAATCTGACCGAGAAGATGT CTGCAAGAGCTATTGAGGTGCTGAACTTCACGCTTGTTAATGGGAAGTCAATCAGGATTATGTATTCTAATCGCGATCCCAATGTGCACAAAAGTGGTTCTGGAAATTTATTTATCAAG ACGTTGGACAAGGCAATTGACCAAAAGGCGCTACACGATACCTTTTCCACATTCGGGAATATTCTCTCTTGTAAGATAGCTACCGATTCAACCGGTCAGTCAAAAGGCTACGGGTTTGTGCAGTACGACAGTGAAGAATCTGCACAACAAGCTATCGAGAAACTCAACGGCATGCTTCTGAACGACAAACAAGTATACGTGGGTCCCTTCTTGCACAAACAAGAAAGAGAACAGGCTGTTAACAAGACCAAATTCACTAACGTCTTTGTTAAAAACCTTTCTGAATCAACAACTGATGACGATTTAACCAAGGCGTTTAGTGAATATGGAACAATCACGAGTGCTGTTGTGATGAAGGATGCAGATGGGAAGTCGAAAGGTTTTGGTTTCGTTAACTTTGAGAATGCTGATGCTGCAAAGCGGTAG